A window of the Nitrosococcus wardiae genome harbors these coding sequences:
- the glyQ gene encoding glycine--tRNA ligase subunit alpha, with the protein MISKPRHVAATMPATFQELILRLQQYWAEQGCVLLQPYDMEVGAGTFHPGTFLRAIGPEPWSAAYVQPSRRPTDGRYGNNPNRLQHYYQYQVVLKPAPLEIQELYLGSLQMLGISPLVHDIRFVEDNWESPTLGAWGLGWEVWLNGMEITQFTYFQQVGGLECRPVTGEITYGLERIAMYLQGVSSVFDLIWTDGPLGRITYGDVFHQNEVEMSTYNFEQADTESLFAWFTSCEAESKRLIAAGLPLPAYEMVLKASHTFNLLDARHAISVTERQRYILRVRALARAVAEAYLARREALGFPMLAGVSKEAACA; encoded by the coding sequence TTGATCAGCAAGCCCCGCCATGTTGCAGCAACCATGCCTGCAACTTTTCAGGAACTCATCTTGCGGCTGCAACAATATTGGGCTGAGCAGGGGTGTGTGCTTCTCCAGCCCTACGACATGGAGGTGGGCGCAGGGACCTTTCACCCCGGCACTTTTCTGCGCGCCATCGGCCCTGAGCCCTGGAGTGCCGCCTATGTCCAGCCTTCGCGCCGGCCCACGGATGGGCGTTATGGGAATAATCCTAACCGGCTCCAGCATTATTACCAATACCAAGTGGTGCTCAAACCGGCGCCTCTAGAAATCCAAGAACTTTATTTAGGATCCCTGCAGATGTTGGGGATATCCCCCCTGGTGCATGATATCCGCTTTGTGGAAGACAACTGGGAATCCCCTACCCTGGGTGCCTGGGGACTGGGTTGGGAGGTGTGGCTGAATGGTATGGAAATTACCCAATTTACCTATTTTCAGCAGGTGGGAGGATTGGAATGCCGACCCGTCACCGGCGAAATTACCTATGGCCTAGAGCGGATTGCCATGTATTTACAGGGTGTTAGTAGCGTCTTCGATTTAATTTGGACGGATGGTCCTTTAGGGCGCATTACTTATGGAGATGTCTTTCACCAGAATGAGGTGGAGATGTCCACCTACAATTTTGAGCAAGCCGACACGGAAAGTTTATTTGCTTGGTTCACCAGTTGCGAGGCTGAAAGCAAGCGCTTGATTGCAGCCGGCTTGCCCTTGCCTGCCTATGAAATGGTCTTGAAAGCTTCCCATACCTTTAATCTTCTGGATGCCCGTCATGCCATTTCGGTCACGGAGCGCCAGCGTTATATTTTGCGAGTCCGGGCCCTGGCGCGGGCGGTAGCCGAGGCTTACCTGGCGCGGCGGGAAGCTTTGGGATTTCCCATGTTGGCGGGAGTCAGCAAGGAGGCGGCCTGTGCTTGA
- the gmhB gene encoding D-glycero-beta-D-manno-heptose 1,7-bisphosphate 7-phosphatase, which yields MRLVILDRDGVINEDSDAYIKCPAEWIPLPRSLEAIARLNQAGYRIVVATNQSGVGRGLLDVPTLNRIHSKMHHLLAQMGGGVEAILFCPHTPDDNCNCRKPRPGLFQELARRLRIQLEGVPAIGDSLRDLQAAQAAGAKPLLVRTGKGEMTAKSPNLPPGVEVYDDLSSVVDALLKHG from the coding sequence ATGCGCCTAGTTATTTTGGACCGGGATGGGGTCATTAACGAAGATTCTGATGCCTATATCAAATGCCCAGCTGAATGGATACCGCTTCCCCGCAGTTTAGAAGCCATCGCCCGGCTCAATCAGGCAGGGTATCGAATTGTGGTCGCTACCAACCAATCGGGGGTAGGGCGAGGGCTTTTGGATGTGCCCACGCTCAATCGGATCCATAGCAAAATGCACCACCTGTTAGCACAAATGGGGGGAGGAGTAGAAGCTATTTTGTTTTGCCCCCATACCCCCGACGATAATTGCAACTGCCGTAAACCTCGTCCAGGTTTGTTCCAGGAACTTGCCAGGCGTCTGCGTATTCAGTTAGAAGGCGTGCCGGCAATTGGGGATTCTTTGCGGGATCTGCAAGCGGCCCAAGCCGCTGGGGCCAAACCTTTGTTAGTGCGTACCGGTAAAGGCGAGATGACGGCGAAAAGTCCTAATTTACCCCCCGGGGTGGAGGTTTATGATGATCTATCTTCAGTGGTTGATGCGTTGTTAAAACATGGATAG
- a CDS encoding translocation/assembly module TamB domain-containing protein: MKFLRWVGALILLVLVLLIGSIAYVAQTETGTQWLLTQVGRMVPGELQTTQVEGRLGEALTLTGLRYRTPDFTLDIEYLHFAWRPAALLEATFWVEQLHLREVSWRQERPSAPSASEAPMTLPEIQLPLKVKAESVRLQKLSLHPLGASPVVIDTMVLRGNFDSQLLEVAELGISAPHGQLAVSGKIAFQGAYPLDFAMGWKVPTPELGEVVGRGKVEGDLRQLTLRQEVQTPFSLQFRGRLFELLEQPHWVAVVEIPETELEELSSQWPPLRLGLNLKGAGGLNQFKVRGSYQIQEARLGKLSGKLSGEQRAMGHWVLNQLSLQQIEGPAHLSFRGEVMMAEGQPQLSLEGQWQDLAWPLTGTAQFSSDWGQLALVGSPAAYQLQVSSALAGQNIPTSEWHLAGRGDTTQFGLKKLQGQLLQGSVRGSGSFHWSPALTWQLQLEGKSLNPAEQWPAWPGELAFSTDTRGTLEDSARALMIDLQTLSGSLRGYPVAAQGQVQLQETTWRIADLRVRSGDSQFSMAGTINERVALDWRFASPDLSQLLPTAQGDLKAKGHLRGPLQQPALTLRLQGEKLAYQDLQLASVAADVNVDLQGKRSSQLWVEATDFTLGTQALRSLALQGRGTPAQHELRLEVVAPERSLALEAQGSWKEMAWQGQLSKALYTDSQTGHWETAAPASLTLSPSQVDLAPWCWQQQRAQLCLGGHWQQGGVWQARLRMADFSLAVLAPLLPEKTTLEGTIAGEARVQGEAHQLAQAQLQLNASAGQLAQVTPEGQILRFAHEGGQVKLRLEEEGGAGSFQLLLAEPSAALVQASLRLPPAPWDLTALGQLPLAGQISAAFDDLAFVALLLPELEAVQGQLRVDLDLGGRVAAPQLRGQVVLQEGSAQVVPLGLALTGIRLRVEASGQDRVTFAGEVHSGEGQLAFNGQVRLDPAAGWPARVTVAGERFEAMRTAEIRVLISPQLEIRVAAEGIRVEGEVAVPEATLEITDIKRRGGVPVSKDVVMVSQEKEAEAKALPIYARVRITLGDNVSVQAFGFKGQVAGNLLVTETPGKVTTGNGELRVVEGQYKAYGQQLDIQQGRVIFAGPINNPRLNVKAVRQIGDVIAGVRIQGLANAPVLTLFSEPTMNEDNILAYLLLGRPLATASGDEGSLLAKAATSLGLSGGNLLAKRIGETFGLEEVGIEAKGETQSQALVLGKHLSPRLYIGYGIGIFERFSAFQMRYTLSEHWSLQAETGLESGVDLFYNLER, from the coding sequence GTGAAGTTTCTGCGGTGGGTGGGCGCCCTTATCCTCTTGGTTCTGGTCCTGCTTATAGGCAGTATCGCCTACGTGGCCCAGACCGAGACGGGAACCCAGTGGCTATTGACCCAAGTAGGGCGTATGGTGCCAGGAGAGCTGCAGACCACCCAGGTGGAGGGGCGTTTGGGAGAGGCCCTTACCCTCACTGGGCTGCGCTACCGAACCCCGGATTTTACTCTGGACATTGAGTATCTTCACTTTGCCTGGCGACCGGCAGCCTTGCTGGAGGCGACCTTTTGGGTTGAGCAGCTGCACCTTCGGGAAGTCAGTTGGCGTCAGGAGCGCCCATCAGCGCCTAGTGCTTCGGAAGCGCCAATGACGCTTCCTGAGATACAACTCCCCTTAAAAGTGAAGGCAGAAAGCGTTCGGCTCCAGAAGCTTTCCTTACATCCATTAGGGGCGTCTCCGGTAGTGATTGACACTATGGTCCTGAGGGGGAATTTCGATAGCCAGCTCCTAGAGGTGGCCGAGCTGGGAATCTCCGCCCCCCACGGGCAACTGGCGGTGAGTGGAAAAATCGCTTTTCAGGGGGCTTATCCCCTGGATTTTGCCATGGGATGGAAAGTCCCGACTCCTGAACTAGGGGAAGTGGTTGGCCGTGGTAAGGTGGAGGGGGATCTGCGCCAATTGACTCTTCGCCAAGAAGTTCAAACTCCTTTTTCCCTCCAATTCCGGGGCAGATTATTTGAATTATTGGAACAGCCACACTGGGTCGCGGTCGTTGAGATTCCCGAAACCGAGTTGGAAGAGTTATCTTCCCAGTGGCCCCCCCTACGTTTGGGGTTAAATCTTAAAGGAGCTGGCGGCCTCAACCAGTTTAAGGTACGGGGTTCTTACCAGATCCAGGAAGCCCGATTAGGCAAGCTGAGTGGCAAGCTCTCAGGGGAACAGCGGGCGATGGGACATTGGGTCTTAAATCAACTGAGCCTGCAGCAAATTGAGGGCCCTGCCCATTTATCCTTTCGGGGGGAGGTGATGATGGCAGAGGGCCAGCCCCAACTGAGTCTGGAGGGGCAGTGGCAGGATCTAGCTTGGCCCCTGACGGGCACGGCCCAGTTCTCCAGCGATTGGGGACAATTGGCTTTAGTGGGCTCTCCCGCAGCCTACCAATTGCAGGTGAGCAGTGCCCTTGCGGGCCAGAACATCCCCACTAGCGAGTGGCATTTGGCCGGCCGAGGGGATACCACTCAGTTTGGACTGAAAAAATTACAGGGGCAGTTGTTGCAGGGGAGCGTGCGGGGCTCGGGAAGTTTTCATTGGTCTCCCGCTCTGACCTGGCAGTTGCAATTGGAGGGGAAATCTCTCAACCCCGCGGAACAATGGCCTGCATGGCCAGGGGAACTGGCCTTTAGCACCGATACCCGTGGTACTCTTGAGGATAGCGCCCGGGCCCTCATGATCGATCTCCAAACTCTTTCCGGATCCTTGCGGGGCTATCCGGTGGCGGCCCAAGGGCAAGTCCAACTGCAAGAGACGACTTGGCGCATTGCCGATTTGAGAGTCCGCTCGGGGGATTCCCAATTTTCAATGGCGGGAACGATCAACGAGCGGGTGGCATTGGACTGGCGGTTTGCTTCCCCAGATCTTTCCCAATTGCTGCCTACCGCCCAGGGGGATTTGAAGGCCAAGGGTCATCTTCGGGGCCCACTCCAGCAACCCGCACTGACCCTTCGCCTCCAGGGAGAAAAATTGGCCTATCAAGACCTTCAGCTGGCATCGGTCGCGGCTGATGTAAATGTGGATTTACAGGGAAAGCGGTCCTCACAGCTATGGGTCGAGGCAACCGATTTTACTTTGGGAACACAGGCGCTCCGTTCCCTGGCACTCCAAGGAAGGGGCACACCGGCGCAACATGAGCTGCGCCTGGAGGTGGTAGCCCCGGAGCGTTCCCTGGCCCTTGAGGCCCAGGGTTCCTGGAAGGAAATGGCGTGGCAAGGGCAACTTTCCAAGGCCTTGTATACGGACTCTCAAACGGGCCACTGGGAGACAGCGGCTCCCGCCTCCCTCACCCTGAGCCCCAGCCAGGTTGACCTTGCTCCCTGGTGCTGGCAGCAACAGCGTGCTCAGCTTTGCCTAGGAGGGCATTGGCAGCAGGGAGGCGTTTGGCAAGCTAGGCTTCGTATGGCGGACTTTTCTTTAGCGGTATTGGCGCCTCTTTTGCCGGAAAAAACCACGTTAGAAGGGACCATTGCCGGTGAGGCTAGAGTGCAAGGAGAGGCCCATCAATTAGCTCAAGCCCAGCTGCAACTCAACGCTTCCGCGGGCCAGTTGGCCCAAGTGACGCCAGAGGGACAGATCCTGCGTTTTGCCCATGAGGGGGGACAAGTTAAGCTTCGCCTGGAAGAGGAAGGCGGGGCAGGAAGTTTCCAGTTGCTTTTGGCAGAACCCAGTGCCGCGTTGGTTCAGGCTTCCCTGCGTTTGCCTCCCGCCCCTTGGGATCTAACGGCCCTAGGCCAACTGCCCTTGGCAGGTCAGATTTCAGCCGCTTTCGATGACCTCGCTTTTGTCGCGCTGTTGCTGCCGGAATTGGAGGCAGTTCAGGGACAATTGCGGGTAGATCTGGATTTGGGGGGGCGGGTGGCTGCCCCCCAGCTTCGTGGGCAAGTGGTGCTGCAAGAAGGGAGTGCCCAAGTGGTTCCTCTGGGCTTGGCATTGACGGGAATCCGGCTGCGGGTAGAGGCCAGTGGGCAGGACAGGGTAACGTTTGCAGGGGAGGTCCATTCCGGTGAGGGGCAACTGGCTTTCAATGGCCAGGTTCGCCTGGATCCGGCAGCAGGTTGGCCCGCCAGGGTGACGGTGGCAGGGGAGCGCTTTGAAGCCATGCGAACCGCTGAAATCCGAGTATTGATTTCGCCCCAGTTGGAGATAAGGGTGGCGGCAGAGGGTATTCGGGTGGAAGGGGAAGTTGCGGTCCCTGAGGCGACCTTAGAAATTACGGATATCAAGCGAAGGGGAGGAGTGCCGGTCTCTAAGGATGTGGTGATGGTCTCCCAGGAAAAGGAAGCTGAAGCCAAGGCTCTCCCCATCTATGCCCGGGTTAGAATTACCTTGGGGGATAACGTCTCGGTGCAGGCCTTTGGCTTTAAAGGGCAGGTAGCAGGCAATCTATTAGTGACCGAGACTCCGGGGAAAGTTACCACGGGAAATGGTGAATTGCGGGTGGTGGAGGGCCAGTATAAGGCCTATGGACAGCAACTGGATATTCAGCAGGGGCGGGTGATTTTTGCTGGGCCTATAAATAATCCTCGGCTAAATGTGAAAGCGGTGCGCCAGATCGGTGACGTGATTGCTGGAGTTCGGATTCAGGGTTTGGCGAATGCCCCGGTGCTGACTTTATTTTCCGAGCCGACCATGAATGAGGATAATATTTTGGCCTATCTACTTCTGGGACGGCCCTTGGCCACCGCTTCCGGTGATGAAGGCAGTTTATTGGCCAAAGCTGCGACTTCTCTTGGCCTGTCTGGCGGCAATCTTTTAGCCAAACGAATTGGGGAAACCTTTGGCTTGGAGGAAGTAGGGATTGAAGCCAAAGGGGAGACCCAGAGCCAGGCATTGGTGCTAGGTAAACACCTTTCACCGCGTCTTTATATTGGTTATGGAATCGGGATATTTGAACGCTTTAGTGCTTTTCAGATGCGCTATACCTTGAGCGAGCACTGGAGCTTACAAGCCGAGACTGGCCTTGAAAGCGGTGTCGATCTGTTTTACAACTTGGAGCGCTAG
- the glyS gene encoding glycine--tRNA ligase subunit beta codes for MLETRDLLIEIGTEELPPKALRKLSESLTQELGQRLQAAGLAYGSLTGYGAPRRLAVWVQELTVSQPDRVLERRGPALTAAFDEEGRATAAAQGFARSCGVPVDELESLESEKGAWLVYRQRQQGAPTRELLPDILAQSLQALPIPKRMRWNNLPVEFIRPVHWLVLLFGDETIPAELLGVQANRETRGHRFHHPAPLYLAEPAAYGPLLETEGKVLADFFVRREAIYAQVVEAAKQLDGDALVEEALLDEVTGLVEWPVALAGRFEPDFLQLPEEVLIATMQDHQKYFPVRDGQGRLMPYFITVCNIESEQPEAVVEGNERVIRPRLADAAFFYATDRKESLASRCGKLKKITFQEKLGSVFERTERLAQLARSIAISMGGNGDWAERAGLLSKCDLVTEMVTEFPELQGIMGRYYALRDNESGEVAEALREQYLPRFAGDRLPGTPTGQALSLADRLDTLVGLFGIGEPPSGDKDPYGLRRAALGVLRIIIEAELGLDLRLLLERGCQAYGGRLTESNTAAQVHDYLLERLRGYYLEAGFRPDEIEAVLVLKPGQPWDFDRRLKGVASFRELPEAESLSAANKRIRNILRKSEEKIPPQVEPELLQDPAERALATQMYDLEQEVSPLLERQDYQAALRALASLRGAVDRFFDEVMVMVEDPTLRANRLALLDRLQTLFLRVADISRLQN; via the coding sequence GTGCTTGAAACCCGGGATCTGTTGATCGAAATTGGTACCGAAGAACTGCCCCCTAAAGCCCTGCGTAAATTGTCCGAGAGCTTAACCCAAGAACTCGGCCAAAGGTTGCAGGCGGCAGGGTTAGCCTATGGGAGTCTGACAGGCTATGGCGCGCCGCGACGCTTGGCGGTGTGGGTGCAGGAGTTAACTGTTTCCCAACCCGATCGGGTGCTGGAGCGTCGCGGGCCGGCACTGACAGCGGCTTTTGATGAAGAGGGCAGAGCGACTGCTGCGGCCCAGGGTTTTGCCCGCAGTTGTGGTGTGCCGGTGGATGAGCTAGAGAGCCTAGAGAGCGAGAAGGGGGCTTGGTTGGTGTATCGGCAGCGGCAGCAGGGGGCGCCCACCCGGGAATTGCTGCCGGATATTCTGGCTCAGTCCCTCCAGGCCTTGCCCATTCCCAAGCGCATGCGCTGGAATAACCTCCCGGTAGAGTTTATCCGCCCCGTCCATTGGTTAGTGCTCCTTTTTGGGGATGAAACTATTCCTGCGGAGCTGTTGGGGGTTCAAGCTAACCGGGAGACTCGGGGTCATCGTTTTCATCATCCCGCACCCCTCTATCTGGCGGAACCTGCCGCCTACGGGCCGCTGTTGGAGACCGAAGGCAAGGTGCTTGCTGACTTTTTTGTCCGCCGTGAGGCCATCTATGCCCAGGTGGTGGAGGCGGCCAAGCAATTAGACGGGGATGCCCTGGTGGAGGAAGCTTTGCTGGATGAAGTCACCGGTTTGGTTGAATGGCCGGTGGCCCTGGCGGGCCGATTTGAGCCGGACTTTCTCCAGTTGCCGGAAGAGGTTCTCATCGCCACGATGCAAGACCATCAGAAGTATTTTCCGGTGCGGGATGGTCAAGGGCGTTTGATGCCCTATTTTATTACCGTGTGCAATATCGAAAGCGAACAGCCAGAGGCGGTGGTGGAAGGCAATGAGCGAGTGATTCGGCCCCGTCTTGCTGATGCGGCTTTTTTCTATGCCACTGATCGCAAGGAGTCCCTCGCCAGCCGCTGCGGGAAACTTAAAAAAATCACTTTCCAGGAGAAGCTAGGTAGCGTTTTTGAAAGGACTGAGCGGCTGGCACAACTTGCCCGGAGCATTGCTATCAGTATGGGTGGTAATGGGGATTGGGCGGAGCGTGCTGGGCTGTTGTCGAAGTGCGATCTGGTCACCGAGATGGTCACCGAATTCCCGGAACTACAAGGAATCATGGGCCGTTATTATGCTCTCCGGGATAATGAATCGGGGGAAGTGGCGGAGGCGCTTCGGGAGCAATATTTGCCCCGCTTTGCAGGTGATAGGCTGCCAGGGACCCCCACGGGTCAGGCGCTCAGTTTGGCGGATCGCTTGGACACCTTGGTGGGATTATTTGGTATTGGGGAACCGCCAAGTGGTGATAAGGACCCCTATGGTCTACGCCGGGCTGCTTTGGGCGTATTGCGTATTATTATCGAAGCTGAGCTTGGGCTGGATCTTCGTCTTTTACTGGAGAGGGGCTGTCAGGCCTATGGGGGTCGTCTGACGGAAAGCAATACCGCAGCTCAAGTTCATGATTACTTGCTAGAGCGCCTTCGGGGTTACTATTTGGAAGCCGGTTTCCGGCCCGATGAAATCGAAGCAGTTTTGGTTTTAAAGCCGGGACAGCCCTGGGATTTTGATCGCCGCCTCAAGGGAGTCGCCTCTTTTCGTGAACTTCCCGAGGCGGAATCCTTATCGGCCGCTAATAAGCGGATCCGCAACATTCTCCGCAAGAGCGAGGAGAAGATTCCGCCCCAGGTGGAACCTGAACTGCTGCAAGATCCCGCAGAGCGAGCCCTGGCCACCCAAATGTACGATCTGGAACAGGAAGTGTCGCCTTTGTTGGAGAGGCAGGATTACCAGGCTGCATTAAGGGCCTTGGCAAGTTTACGGGGGGCGGTAGACCGATTTTTTGACGAAGTGATGGTCATGGTCGAAGACCCCACCCTGCGGGCTAACCGTTTAGCCTTGTTGGATCGCTTACAAACTTTATTCCTCCGGGTGGCGGATATCTCCCGATTGCAGAACTAA
- a CDS encoding lysophospholipid acyltransferase family protein produces the protein MDSQVPKSGRSLNEASGQSFPAQQQSRSSGLVWRSLIFSLGQVLSTLVFGLVGLCLSFLPFSYRYRFLIQWGRLNFWWLKKTCGVSFRVRGVEHIPSGPAVVLCKHQSSWETIALQQIFPPQIWVLKRELLWVPFFGWGLALLEPIAIDRKAGRKALEQIIQQGRQRLAAGRWVVVFPEGTRMPPGTMGRFGIGGAALAQATGYPVVPVAHNAGRYWPRGGFIKYPGVIDVVIGPPIDTQGKTATQVNQEAYDWIKQAMEEIDPPEADECPEASNLDALNLVVPIEKYRKLNANTQRYSAVANR, from the coding sequence ATGGATAGCCAAGTTCCGAAATCCGGCCGGTCCCTGAACGAGGCCTCTGGTCAATCATTCCCAGCCCAGCAGCAGTCAAGGTCCAGTGGATTGGTCTGGCGTTCCCTTATTTTTAGCTTAGGGCAGGTACTCTCTACGCTTGTTTTTGGTTTGGTGGGGTTATGCTTGTCCTTCCTACCCTTTTCCTACCGTTACCGTTTTCTCATCCAATGGGGCCGCCTCAATTTTTGGTGGCTTAAGAAAACCTGTGGTGTTAGCTTTCGAGTCCGAGGTGTAGAGCACATTCCCTCGGGTCCGGCGGTAGTACTATGCAAGCATCAGTCGTCCTGGGAGACGATTGCCCTACAGCAGATTTTCCCGCCCCAGATTTGGGTGCTGAAACGGGAGCTGTTATGGGTTCCCTTCTTTGGCTGGGGGTTGGCCTTACTTGAGCCTATTGCCATTGACCGTAAGGCAGGGCGTAAGGCTCTGGAGCAAATTATACAACAAGGTCGCCAGCGTCTTGCCGCGGGCCGTTGGGTGGTGGTGTTTCCGGAAGGTACCCGGATGCCACCCGGAACGATGGGTCGTTTTGGCATTGGGGGGGCGGCCTTGGCCCAAGCCACAGGCTATCCGGTGGTGCCGGTGGCTCATAACGCAGGACGCTATTGGCCCCGCGGTGGGTTTATCAAATATCCTGGGGTGATCGATGTCGTTATTGGGCCTCCCATTGATACTCAAGGCAAGACGGCGACTCAAGTAAATCAAGAAGCATACGATTGGATAAAACAAGCCATGGAGGAAATCGACCCTCCTGAGGCCGATGAATGTCCTGAAGCATCCAACTTAGATGCTTTAAATTTAGTTGTGCCGATTGAAAAGTACCGGAAACTTAATGCTAACACCCAAAGATATAGTGCGGTTGCTAATCGTTGA